The following coding sequences lie in one Arachis ipaensis cultivar K30076 chromosome B05, Araip1.1, whole genome shotgun sequence genomic window:
- the LOC110272138 gene encoding uncharacterized protein LOC110272138: MWTLASHELPPSPSSRLLPSLPSSYEFSPLCSCLTSSFCVALVAASSLLAGSLSSSLLVAVSSGEGYELVQIQRKKRILKQRLKVPPALNQFTKTLDKNLGRRSCF; the protein is encoded by the exons atgtg GACT CTCGCGTCACACGAGCTCCCTCCGTCTCCCTCATCGCGTTTGCTCCCTTCGTTGCCATCGTCGTACGAGTTCTCTCCACTGTGCTCTTGTCTTACGAGCTCCTTCTGCGTCGCTCTCGTCGCTGCTTCTTCTCTCCTCGCTGGAAGTTTGTCATCATCTCTTCTCGTCGCCGTTAGTTCAG GAGAAGGTTACGAACTTGTACAAATCCAGAGGAAGAAGAGGATCCTGAAGCAGAGGTTGAAGGTTCCACCAGCTTTGAACCAGTTCACCAAGACCCTTGACAAGAACCTAG GCAGGAGGTCTTGTTTTTAG